TTGTATTTAATTTCAGGAAATGAAAAATATTATAACTTTGCTATAGAAACACTAAAAGCATTTGGCGGTGAGATTAAAAGACTTCCATCTTACCACTCAATGTTTAATATTGTTTTAATGCTTGTTTTCTATCCAACTTCTGAAGTAGTGTTAGCCGGAAACTGTGAAAAGGTTTTAGATAAAATAAATACCGAATTCATTCCTAATAAAGCGATTATCTTTTTAAACAGAGAAAACGAAAAACAGCTAAAAGAGTTAATTCCGTACACAAGCAACATGATTTTATCCGATGAATGTGATATCTATGTTTGTAAAAATTTTAGTTGTAATTTACCAACGAAAGATTTAGAATATGCTTTAAATCTTATGAAAGATTAAAGGTATTAAATGATTGACGAGGCAAAACTGATACAACTTTTAAAAGAAAAAAAGATGTCAGGCGAGCAGTTAGCACAAATCTTTAAAGTTTCACGTGTTGCAGTATGGAAAAAGATTAAAAAACTCAAAGACTTAGGATACAAAATAGAATCAGATAAGCATGGATACAGAATAATTCAGCCTTCTGATAAACTCTTACAACAAGAAATAATTCCAACCTTAAAAACAAAATTCATAGGAAAAAACTATCTTTATTTTGAAGAAATTGACTCTACAAACTTGCAAGCAAAAAGAGAAAACTACGAAGATGGAACGGTGATTTTTGCAGAATCACAAACAGCCGGAAAAGGTAGAAAAAATAGAAAATGGGTTAGCCATAAAGGCTTAGGATTGTACTTTACAATAGTTTTAAAACCGGGCATAGAAGTAAACTATTTATCTCATTTTAGCCTACTATTTAATTACAGCGTTTTTAAAGTTTTAAAAAATTACGTTAATGGAGAGATAAAAATCAAATGGCCAAATGATATTTATTTAAATGGAAAAAAAATAGCCGGCTTTTTGATTGAAAGCAGCATAGAAAATAACAGCATCTCAAAGCTAATCGTTGGTGTTGGAATAAATGTAAATCAATCGATAAAAGATTTTGAAGAAGATATTAAAGAAGTGGCAACATCTTTAAAAATAGAAGAAGGAAAAACATTTAACAGAAAAGAAATATTTTTAGACATATTACAGCAAATAGAAAAAGACTATTTAAAATTCATAAAAGAAAAGTACTTAGACATTAAAAAGATTGAAGAAAATCTTCTTTGGATAAATCAGAATGTTATGATTTTAGAAGATGGAAAACCAATACTTTCAGGAAAACTGATTGGTCTAAATGAAGATGGAAGTTTAATGCTAAAAACCGATGAAGGTTTAAGATTTGTATATGTTGGAGATTTAAGCATTAGATATAAATAAAACATGTGATCCTCGGCTTCGCCTCGAATAGAATCAAATTAATCAAAAACCCCGGCGTCGACCTACTTTCCCGACCGGTCTCCCGGCCAGTATCATGGGCGCTGGTGGGCTTAACTGCCGGGTTCGGAATGGAAGCCGGGTGTTTCCCCACCGCTATGGACACCAGGGATTTGGCAATTGAACAGGTTAGTAGGACTGTAAGTAGTAAAAGGCCAAGCCAAACGGGCGATTAGTACTGCTTGGCTCCACCCGTTACCGAGCTTCCACCTGCAGCCTATCAACGTGGTAGTCTCCCACGGCCCTTCAGGGATACCTTATCTTGAGGTGGGCTTCACGCTTAGATGCTTTCAGCGCTTATCCCGTAGCAGGATGGCTACCCAGCTCTGCTCTTGGGGAACAACTGGTACACCAGAGCCTGCCCCATCCCGGTCCTCTCGTACTAAGGATGGCTCCTCTCAAGTATCCTGCGCCTGCGGCGGATAGGGACCGAACTGTCTCACGACGTTCTGAACCCAGCTCGCGTGCCGCTTTAATGGGCGAACAGCCCAACCCTTGGGACCTACTTCAGCCCCAGGATGCGACGAGCCGACATCGAGGTGCCAAACCCCGCCGTCGATATGGGCTCTTGGGCGGGATTAGCCTGTTATCCCCGGAGTAGCTTTTATCCGCTGATCGCATGCCCTTCCACTCGGAACATGCGGGTCACTAAGCCCCGCTTTCGCGTCTGCTCGACTTGTCAGTCTCGCAGTCAGGCACCCTTATGCCTTTGCACTCTAACGGTGGATTTCCGACCCACCTGAGGGTACCTTTGGGCGCCTCCGTTACCCTTTAGGAGGCGACCGCCCCAGTCAAACTGCCCGCCTGACATTGTCCCTGCCGTGGATAACACGGCTAGGTTAGTTTACCCACACATCCAGGGTGGTATCTCACCGGTGCCTCCATGC
This is a stretch of genomic DNA from Sulfurihydrogenibium sp. YO3AOP1. It encodes these proteins:
- a CDS encoding biotin--[acetyl-CoA-carboxylase] ligase, translated to MIDEAKLIQLLKEKKMSGEQLAQIFKVSRVAVWKKIKKLKDLGYKIESDKHGYRIIQPSDKLLQQEIIPTLKTKFIGKNYLYFEEIDSTNLQAKRENYEDGTVIFAESQTAGKGRKNRKWVSHKGLGLYFTIVLKPGIEVNYLSHFSLLFNYSVFKVLKNYVNGEIKIKWPNDIYLNGKKIAGFLIESSIENNSISKLIVGVGINVNQSIKDFEEDIKEVATSLKIEEGKTFNRKEIFLDILQQIEKDYLKFIKEKYLDIKKIEENLLWINQNVMILEDGKPILSGKLIGLNEDGSLMLKTDEGLRFVYVGDLSIRYK